The genomic region caactcccactagAGACGTGCCCCAGAACCTGTTACAAAGCTAGTTTACTTGTAGTTCTTCAGGGGTGGGTGGGAGGACATGTTCGACTCCTGTGTTTCTACTGTCTGCCGTGAATGggcttcattccatttcagattgccGCCGCCCGCTGGCCGACCGAGCAAACagtacatgagacaaatacaagaaactgtattgtattattattgttatctttattgtttaaatcctcaaatacaacattagacaaaaacattaatattacgaatattatgtatttttatctTCTTATCCGTCGAACGGTACGTACTACATCACTTCTGGAGTATTCcgctgatttttttaaacgttattacggtgcataacttactggaacaaagctgagcaacgtgtagttgctggtgacaaaaccactgattaaatatgtacattgaagcaaTACTATCGTTAAAGACTGCTGATTGCTGTCCGATTCTGATATGATGATGTGGGATATGGGCTTCGAATTCGCCCCGCTCGGGTCATATTGTAGTGTTCTgttttacagcatactgtaatatttcaccggtaataagaccgaaataatattattaaaataaagacatgaataccatgataacatctaaataaatgttgatagatgtagcattatagttttaaaaatatcaataaacaacaaagcaatccagcttccctggccgaaatagaccgaaataataacattaaaagaaataaatataaaccatgataagatctcatgaataaatgttttttctttcgtCTATATCCGACGGTGAGGGattaacatgaatgtctatCTGACGGACCCCCATGTCGAAAGACAACGCAAaaggcacactgctttcgttGGAACTTGACGCGAGGGGTCCTTGACGCGAGGGGTCCTTGACCATGCGTCAGACATTTGATGAGTAGGGAGTGAAACTGTGTTGCACTTCCAGACACCGGTGGGAATGTGCATCTAATTTGACTGGTGTCAGTTTGGCAGAGCTGCTCAACAGCCAGTAAACACAGGAAATATTCAATAATTTCAGACTTTTTAGTAGTAACAAAAAAAGCAGAGGACATAAAAAGTTTTGTGGCCAAGGTGTAGTTTCAACACACATCAAAATGTTTAACTTTTCACCAACAGAATGCAAAGTTTTCAAAAGCTCAGCTGAAGTATATCAGTTTAAAACAAAACCTTGAACAATAGGTGAACACAGTTAATGTTTAGCTTTTTAAAACTACACATCAGTCTGGATAATAAATTATTCTACAGAAGACCTTCTTAAGATGGTATGTGGCAATAAAAGCTAAGCAGAAGCAACTTTGCCCATTTTCCACAGGGGGTTACGTAATGTAGACAAATTCATCGGTACAAGTCACTTAGCCAGTCCAGTCTGGCAGCAGTTCAGTGACAGCTGTCAGGCTGGCCAGCATCCAACTGTACTGTGCCAACAATATCAGAGAAAATATCGCTCCTCTGTGTGGACACACAGAACATGACACTGGGTATACATATTCATTAACAGGTAAGACACCTTTTCAAACCTTGGATGGATTCAATTCTGCCACAGTAAAGGCTAAATTAGGTTTTAATTAACACAACATTCAGAAAATCTGCTCACTTTCGGTACACCATATTTTCAATGCTGGaagattacttttttatgagGTTATTTCAACTTTAAATGTTGATTTTTGGTTGGAAAAAATGCTTGGggcaaacaaaaagacaaagggAGAGTGTGCAGTGCTTGGTTCAATACAAGCATGGCTTCCATAGTTATAATCAGTGATAATATTTTTGATTCAAAAGTTAATTTGAAAAGCGTTGTCATTACCATGCATTTATGAATTATAAGAAGATGCACGCCATAGCATTGGAAGTGTAGAATAACCAAGTTTGTGAACGAATGCTTGTGTCGAatgttgagacattttaagATCTGAATTGCAGCTGTCACCCAGTGAAATCTAAAACCTCTTTCCCTCAGCATAATTAATTGCGTACATGCAACCTTAAACCACAATGACTTCAGtacaacataaacaaaaaataaagccGTACATAACTTACAAATCCCAGCGTGACTGGAGAGAAACATCTCAATTCTGTTTTAAAGTGATAATAGGAGATTACAGAACCATGGACAGCGACAACATAGGAACTGCTGCTCTGCTCAGCTCACACACTTCTTCAGGTCTTCAAGAACACTGTGAAGCAGCCAGCTCAGATTCCAGAGGTTCAGTGTTCCATCCTGGAGATCCTGTGGTCCACCAGCTACCCAGAAGGTTCAATGGTTCTCTGATTCAGGGATTCAGGACTGATCAATTGTCCTGGTGATCAAATGACTCATCAGCTGTCCTGGATGCCTGATGGAGTTTCAGCCATCCAGCATATTGGTGGAGCAGATGTCCCACAAACCATCAGTTTCTCAAAGGTTTAAAGGTATGTCAGCCATCCTGTTTCCTGCATGTGATGTGATCCAGTAGTTTGCAGTCCTAGGGGTCTAGCAGCCCATACACTGTCTTTGAGATCCAGTGGTCAAGAGGTTGTCCTGGAGGCCGATTGGTTTTATATGATGACCCTCATGCTGGTCCTTGTCAGCCATACTGATGGACTACTGGCATGATTTTGGTCTGAGAGGGTCCTTTGGTCCACCGGACTGCCAGACTTGGTCCTGTTGGCTGGCTGGTTTGTCAGCCATTTTTGGGGATGGCAGTCATTAATCTATTTCGACGACATTTAATTTTTACGGTATTGTTCCAGTGCCGCCCAAggttccgccagatgtccgtccccttcctctttctttgtgttggcgttctaaactccggtggatttatgaggactatggttaactgctcctcagatctctgcagggtaaatccagacagctagctagactatctgtcaaatcagatttttctgttgcacgactaaaattacttttgaacatacacgttccaccaaaacaagttccttcccgaggctattttgcagagacaccaTTGTTGCGTCCGGTGCTTAGAACGGCCCacgacaattgtgattggtttaaagaaatgacaattaaccagagcacgtttttctcccatccaggaatgctgtgtggactagccagaccctcctctgcagcgctgtgaaggtagagctggcaaagcgagactaggttgGCATCAACCAGGTGCCAACCTAGTCAGGATTGTGTCTAAGATCAGAGTGCATTCATAGCACACAAAGAAACAATGTTGTTGTACATTGAGGATCAGCCAAATGTGAACGTGAGAAAACGTTTCATGCGTGGTCGATAAGGAGCAGGACCGAGCCACCCCGGAGATGAAAGGACTCTTTCTCTAGGCTGACCTTCAGTGCTCCAATATACAGATAAATAATAGGACACTCAACAGAGAGGGTAAATGCTAGTGCTCAACATATCTTTGACAGGGATAATAGCAGTGATAAAATGGTGAAACAAAGGGATGGTACACCATTTAGTTTGGTTTATTTCAATGGACGTCAAAAGCATTGCACCAGTGCATCTGAATGACTGTCAGGCATGACACATCAAAGACATGCTGCCATGACACCAGTTGGTTATTAGAATTCAAACAACAAATAAGCATTTATATTGCAGAAAGCGCACATATATTGCACCAAATCGATACTACTAACTGATGTAGGCCTACAAAAGTCCAAAGGTAATATCTGCAAATAAGATGGTTAGCACACTGTGTTTCCCTGTGTTTGCCATCAACAACATCCctaaatataaaacagaaaggGCCGGCTTTTGAACACTGAAGATATATGCTACATCAAATCAAATAATAAgaatacacaaacaaaacaaactttagggtgttgtaataaaataaaattcacaAAACTTTCTTAGAGTTTCTAATGAGACACTTTTTCCAAGAGGTGTAACCCATATATATCTTTACATCATACAAGGTTTGTTTATTGATTACAAAAACGGATACATGGTCTATTAACACATAGGCTATGACAGTTCACAAACTTGGCACGTGATTCAGTTGTAACGACAGAACTGTGTAACGTTCTGGCCAACAATGACAACCTACTTATCATGCTGCAAACTCTCTATTTAGTCTTACCATTGTTTTCTATAAGGGCCCGGGACATGATTTCCCTTCTACCAGTCTTAAGTTAGCGCTTTTTTCATTTGGTTGAATTGGAcctgtgttttttcctgttattGTTCATTTATAGAACTGTCTCCTGTCTCGACACTAAGGTCTGTTAACTGGGCCGTTTCCTATTTTACATCCTCCCATACATAAATTATGATATTCTGCTGCTGATAATGAAAGCCTCACACAAAGAACTTTTGGTTAATCATAATAACGCCTTTATTCGTGTATTTTCTACAAACTCCATTTGCTCTCAGATAAGGCAGCTATTATTTGATTTCAATAAAGCCTCCAGCTCTGTTTGTGCCCCTGATTGTGCAAATGTAGTTTGTAGATTTCTTCTAAGTGTGGAGCTGTGATGTAATATGTCTGCAGGTATAAATATAGCGGCATGGCTGCACAGCGTCCATGCAGATCAATGTCGCTCCGGCGCTGAAGCCTGCAGTGCGCCTGTCGGTCTGGGAATGAGCGCAACTTCCACACGCTCCTCTCTGCCAAGCCGctgcttcttctttttattcTCGCTTCATTGGAAAGGCAAACGCCGGGAGGCTACTCACAGAGCCAGACGTGGGATGGGCTCTATGGCGGCCTTGCGGACAGTCCTGGTCCTGGGCCTGGTGACCGGACTGGCGGGATGCGCCCCCGGCTTGAACGGCACGGCGGACTGCTGGGAGGCTCTCTACTCCCGGTCCCTGGCGCGGCTCCCGGGGGAGAAGCGGGAGGAGATCAGCCGGGACGGCGACTATCTCCTGGGCATTAAAAGGTTGCGGCGCCTCTATTGCAACGTGGGGATCGGCTTTCATATTCAGGTGTTACCGGACGGCAGAATAACGGGAGTACACAACGAAAATCGCCACAGTAAGTTGTGTCTTAGACTATTAGATATAAGAAGctgactttttattttctcaattttGACACATTTATTGTAACTGACAGTTTCTAACAGTAATAGCTTTTTAAACATCAATAACAACAGCAAAGCTGATCTTTTTTTATAAGCTTTGAAGAAATAAACTAAATGACTAAAACACTATTATTTTGAGCATGTTTCCAGTAACTGACTAAACAGGATGTTTCAACATCGCTGCCATCTGATCCAAACCTTCATTTATCACCATACTGAGTGAGATGCTGCTCATGCTGTCAGTTAGTGAACACCTTACAGATATTGATACATGCGTAAGGGCCAACATCTGGCGGTCTACTGCTCCGTAGTGCCGCTGAGCATAGGCCTATCTGTGCCGCTGCTGGCCGCCTTGTGTGTAACCAGAGCCCGCTGTGATCCAGGCCAGCGGCCAGCCAGCACCTAAAGTTAGGACACAGCGCATAGACCCATCTGTTAAGACAGATTAACCCCAGCAGTCTGGCAAAGACAAAGTCATACACTGCCTTGCATTTGCAGACAGGAAGAATAACAAATATTTATTTACCTACCATGTCAAATCTAATCCCTGTCATCCCGTGTTTGTGCAGCGGAGTGACAAAAGGCTGCGAGCTGTGGAATTGAAGTGCTGCCTTGGAGAACTTAAAGCATGTTTTTTTGTGCTGCCTCTGTACTATTTTGAGACAAGGCATACAAATTCAGGGAGATACATTACAGAACATCTCTGTAAGGAATTCCAGCCActgtaaagcattttaaaagcattttaaaatgatatcaggaACAAAGGACAGTGTGCTATAACCCACCAGCTTGTCGAGGCCAAGTGAGAAGCTGCATCAGTAAACCTTGTGCCTTTAATGCCATTACCCTCCACAGACTTACCAAAGAATACAATAATTACTGATGACTGACAAGATATTGACATGTTATCAACCAAACCTCAGAggaaatatagttttttttgtgacttctgaACAAATTGTCACATCATATCAAACTAAATATGACAGCCCTATTATATATCAAATATTATGAGATATTTTAGTACTGTTTAAGACCAGTTTGGGGTTAGGTTATAATACCTTGGTTAAGCATACGATTTAAAATTCACACTGTTTGAGTTCACACAGTGCACAATCTTTCACCCATTTATTGGCAAGAAAACCTAAATTTGTGTATGATCTACAATGAGATCAGGCTCACACAGTGCCACACTATAAATTAATCTACATCAAATAGTTGACACACCATATCACCTGTAAAATGTTAAGACACAAGTGCTCATCAGCATTTACAGCTTGAATCTCAGCTAGAGACTGAATTCTTTAGCTCTCTATACTCCTGACTTATCCAGCTCATCTTCTGGGACACATACAGTAATGTCATTGTCTGTGTGGAGCACTCCATCAGACCAgtatgtttcagtgtgtgtgtttttttcccctgaaGGTCTTCTACAGATCTCGCCGGTGGAGAGAGGAGTGGTCACTCTGCTGGGCGTTCGCAGCAGACTCTTTGTGGCCATGAACCAGCGAGGAAAGCTCTATGGATCTGTGAGTGAACCAACACTGTGACTGACTGACACATTATTTGTTTGTTGTAATTAAGTCACAAAATACTGGAATTGgcatatagaatatcaccataGTCCTTCCAGATTCTCCCCCCTTTTACGTAGAGTGAAGTTATtactaagttattattattattattattattattattattattattattattattattattactgagtGTTTATACCCAGTGACTGTCAAGGGCAACTGTTACTTAGCTATCAATGGACATAACCTGTGTTAGCTGCTGCTGTATGGCCTGTTTAGATTAGAAgagtaaaggccctgacacaccaagtcGACGGCCAAGAACTAGTTGCGACGAAGGGCGACTGTGGCGTGGCCTCACTTCGGCTGTTGTAGCCTTTGTCTTGGCCAAAAATTAGCACTGGAACACACCGCAGAGACTACAGCCAACGGCCAAGTACTACGTACGTTCTGCACATGTGTGCATAGAAATAACTCGCTATACCAGCAGGTGGCGGTAATCTCTTTTGAAAGGGAAACGGGATACAAACGTTGCTATGATACCCATAACATCCGTTCTCTCTGCAAAGAGTTCTGCTTGCGATGGGTAGCGGAGCAGAGGGGCCGTGCGAACGCTGGCGTTAGCTTGCTACTTCCACCCACCTAACAGGCCTTCATGCTACACAGAAAATCAGCCGAACAAAGTTGTCACTCCTgtgatagcaatgtgcttttcTACGATGTGACAAGAGGGAGTGAataaaacattaagttgttacattttattaatttagaGGCCGGCTGGCTAGTTAGCGTGATTTCCAGCACCAACCACGGTTCAGAGATAGGTCCAACGTTGCGGTCTTAATCTTTAAATTTCCCTGTAGAACATTAGTTTATTAacacaagtagttatgtatCAAACAGCACATCCTGATTCTTTAAAGAATACAACACCACATACGAATCAAAAAACAGTCTAAGATAAGTTCCATTGGAAAGAGCCTTATGATTCCCAGCTCACAAGCTATTATTCCACTCAATGCAATCAGAGCCTGGTGTCCTGAGGCCCGCCTCACTCACATCATTCAACATTTGACAATCTCATTTTTTGTGGAAATCTCTGAATGAAACAGCTATTGTACAATAGACTTGCCCTCAGAAATAAAGCAATTGTTTGATATTAATCACGAGAAACAATACGGACTTGAACCTCCCTCGCCCCTCCACCCCCTCCCAAAAAAGTCCTGGCATCTTTGTTTTGTCTCTGCCTTCAAACAATTAGCATTTTCATGTAATCCTTATAtctccctcttttctttttcagttacACTACAACAACGAGTGTAAGTTCAGAGAAAAGCTCCTCGCCAACAACTACAACGCCTACGAGTCGGTGGCCTATCCGAGGATGTTCATCGGCCTGAGTAAGAACGgcaaaacaaaaagaggaaaCCGAGTGTCCCCCGCCATGACAGTGACGCATTTCTTGCCAAGAATATAGTGGCCTCATAAATAGACTTCACCTCAATatagagacagaggagggggggggggggatccaAACCATGATGCACTTTCACTCCAAACTTTATGCAAGTGTATCATATTTGATCTTTTGCTTTgtatatattcatttttttatatttatgtttaacaacagttttgtatttttttaggaGGGGTTGTcttttccctgtgtgtgtgtaggtaggtgtgtgtgtgtgtggggaattCACGCTAAACACGTTATTtatgatttcattttttaatttatcaaATATTTGCTGCTACTGAATGAAATCCTGTCTTCGGATGTTTGTTTCCTTTGCACTGATGGTAAAGTACACAACAGTGCACttgagatgtttttgtttttttaacaaaacagaACCTCTTTGAGTCTTAGCCTAAAAAGTAAATGAGGTTTGGTGTCAGAAGTGACACTAATTGCCAAATGCTCCAGCTCCTTTGTGTGGCACTGGAGCCTAATTGAAACAGTATCATCTTACtgctggggagagagagagagagagagaaagagagagagagagagagagagagagagagagagagagagagagagagagagagagagagagaaggaggagtcGAAGAACCCCCACAACCTCCGCTAGTCTGTTTATAGCTCTGCCAGGGGGGATGAACTCTGAACTTTTCTGCTGTCAATCTCAGTCAGACCTATAAGACTACAGATAGAGAGCGGCATCCTCTTTGATATTATATAAGTGGGGAATTTGGGGCTTTAAAGGCAAGGTCAAAGTGCTGAAATGCAATGGAGAAACTGTAGGCTTGACTTTGGAATACAACTGTTCTTTATGTCAAGTTATGTCTGATTGTCAGGTAGCTGTTAGACTGGAAGAAATGGCTCTGCCTGCTGAGCTTGAAGCAGAACAGCAGAGAGTGTTTGGCAGCATCGCTTGGGAACTTTGTGCCAGTTGAACAGATATTTACCATTTTGCCTGTGTCGTGCCAAAATTTGTCTCCCTTAGAAAATGGCTGTTCATGTCGTCATCTTTGACTTAAGTTAAAGTGATACTATGTATCTTTTGAAATAAGTTATAACAAAGTATTTACTCTTACAAACAAAATTCATAGACAATAAAACACTCCAAACTCAGTCCAATAAACTTTCAACTTTTGCTGCTGTAATTTTCATGTTTAGCCACAGTGGCCGCTGCTCTGCAAAAGTTACACAGTCTAGCTTTAAAATCAATTcaaatgtttttggatttaggAAAACAGTTTGGCTTTTGGGACATACCTTTATTGGCTTTCTTGCCGAGAATTAGTCACTTTTTaggtctgtacagtaaatataaagctacagcaaGAAGTCTGTTAGCTCTGCTTAGCGTAAAGACTGGAATCATGGCGAAACAGCTTGCCTGGCTCTGTGCAAAGGGAAGAAAAACACCAACAAGCACCTCTAAACTactaattaacacgttaatttcatttgtttggtatgtacaaaaacctAAGTGTAAAAGCAAGTCTTGTCGTAGAGTCTTGTTGACAGGAAGTGAgaagcaagaaagcaaataagcacattcctcaaaatgtcaaactattcctttaatgatCTTAGTATCTTGAAGCACAATCTTATGTCAGTTTCTAAAAGAGTTTCTCAGGCTATACATCAGTGTCATTTACTAAGTGCATTTCCTCTCCAGTCATTTCCTTGTGCAGTGACGAACAACAACACACTCAGGATAAAATAAGAtcacaaatacattttgttgAGGATACAAACTTTGGCGCAGTTCCGGTACGACCAGTTTCCAATTCCTTCTTGTGTATCCTCTCATTTACTAAACCAACACCCCTTTTCAAGCTTTACTTTAACTTCCTACAGCATTAGCCACCTCATGCACTAGCTCAGTTTAGTGTAAATATTTCCCAGACTCCTTCTTTCTTGAATCTGTCTCCTCTCAGTCTCTGTGAGTCTCTGCAGTTGACTGCAGCACAGCTCTGGTGGCCATGTTGTCCTAGTTGCGCCTTGTCACGTTCCGGCTATCTTTACCCTGTGATTTACTTTTAGAAAGGAAATCATGGGAGAAATATTTACAGACAGCTGTTGGACTGTACTATATGCTAGGGCCAGTAACCCTatatttttctttatatattttgtaaatatAACCTCTAAGTAACTGAAGGTGCTGGTATTCCATTCCGGGGGAGGATGGTTTTAAACCAACAGAGCTGGATGGAAGTTGCTGCTCGCTTTGGGGACATTGATGAATAAATTCACCAATCATCAACAACCCAGGTCAAAAAATAGACAGAAATCTTACCCATTTTCTGTTTGTCTTTTGCTGTGCTGTCCTGTTATCTTGTCAGTCTTTTATCTAAGAGGTTTGAAATCTCAGTTTCAACATTCCACAAACAATAGCATATATTGTAACCAGCCCAACTCCTGTTTGGGATTGTACTGTGTTTTCTGAGTTGGGTGAGAGTGCCTTAAGGAGAAGTGATAAGGCCAGCCACGCCAAACGCACACGCTAGGTATTAAGTTACAAATAGCTCAAGCAAATATCATGCAAACTGCCGCTGTACTGGCTTTAGGCTGTGATTCCTGCAAACCAGAAGGGATGTGGAGACTGAGCCAAGCTGGCTCACTACTGAGATACATGTCAAATTGTCAGAATAGGTGCAAACGTCACTGTCTGCTAGTCCTGCAACATCTCCTGTTACAGTGGGGCAGTTTAAATCTCCTCTCAAACATCTCAGCTGGTTGGCAGGGATGCATGCAGGTATACTGCTGGGTCTGCTGCTCACTGCTGTGCTCAGTGTTCTCCGATATCACTGCTTTGCATGACGGGCATCAGGTTTACATTAGAATACCTTTCTACCCCCTGTCACTGACCCAGGGCCAATCCTCTACTCCGGCTGCTGATTTGGTTATTCAGCTATAGACCAATGTAGTTCTTAAAGTAAGAACAGCAGTCTGTGACTGGTGTGTCCAAATGGTTCACATTCACATGCAGGTTGACATGTGGAGTCTTACAGAAATGCCGCTATACACTGATCACAGATACACGCCTTGATTTTATTATACTGCCCAACAGCACCCCAAATGTCTTCCCATGTCACTGTTAAAGGGCCAATTCATCCAAgttacaaaaaaacatgttctcACCTACCTAGTGGTATCTAGTCATGTAGGTAGTTTTGTGGTTTTGAGATATCCCTATATGTGACCTCCTCATTGAAACACTAAAATAATCCACACAACAATCTGTTTTGACTGGAACTACTTTCTAGTGAAGATATCGTCCCTATGAACACTGAAAGTAACAGGCACACTGTTTCTAGATGTTGCTGTAaagttatttaaatttatttttttattctgtaagcacaggcagaaaaaaatcagaaaaaaaacaatatatctGCATGGCTAGATGTTAATAAGAAAATGCTTTTTGTAATCAGCTTGAAATGACCATTTAAAGTTAAAGCGTGGACAGTGAGCTGAGTGGAGATTTGATAATTTTGCAGTGAAATTGGGTGTGTATCAGGGAGTTTATCTGTAAACACACTCCATTCAGGACAAAATGTAATAACCCATAGCCTATAATTACAGAGCTGACTTGATTTCATTGCTTAAACTGGTTCTGACATCTATGAACTGTAAACTGTTGATATATTTCTTTCTAACTCTGCGTACTGGACATCTGCGTTCAGGGAAAGGATTTTCTTTTATGAAGTGATGATATGATACTGTACTATCTATAATTCTGAGTCCTGTGGTCTTATGACAATTTTGTAACAACTACTTTTATCAGTTGTCCTGTAGTTTTATACAGGGCCTAATAAAATGTCACACTGTATGTGCTGTGCACAGGGCTAAAGTCTAACTTAAAGCAAGCTGACAATAAAATCATGATCCCATAAATGTaaggtgtgttgttttatcATATAGTACTTTTTCAATAAcattaatgtatgtatgtatgtatgtctgtgtgacaCATTCATATTTTTTGGGAAATTATAAATAACATAAAGCAACATATTCTGCAAGTAATCAAGAGAGCCAAGTTTCATCCAATGGAGCAAAATAATTACATATACATGTGCAATCCCAACATCCTACAGCACGTGACTGCTGCTAATACACACATGGACATCCACACAGAtgcagcaaacacacagaactCTTCAAGGACATGACAACTTAAATTTTCAGTTATGGTATATGAACTGAAAATCCACACCTTTGTGTGTTCTTTTATCTTGTCACAAGTTTGTTTGGGAGGGCTTTGCTTTCATTTGAATTTGAATATATTGTAAGTATGTCCCCTTAAGATGTAGCATCTCCTTTTTGACAGTGTTAACATACAAACAGTGTTACATATCAAACATACactacaaaaacacagacagcttGCTCACACTCTCTCACCCACACCCAGGGTTGGCTACCGAACTCGGCACCGGCTGAATTACATCAGTACTACAGAGGACCTATTCTCATTAAATCAATCGGTGACAAATTGCGGTACCTGAGAACACATCTGGGCGCAAGAGTAAGGTACGTTAGAAAGAGAGAAACCATGTGATGTCTCCCCTGCAACCAGCACAACACACAGGGCAATGGCTAATCAAAAACGTTCTGGAGTGtggttacattttacaaaactaGATGCAGACAATGctatttttaatatttgtaaTATTAAATGCAAGTGTGGTTATGGCAACACAGGCAAGCACCTAATCAAACACAAGATATATATAAAAGAGTG from Sander lucioperca isolate FBNREF2018 chromosome 3, SLUC_FBN_1.2, whole genome shotgun sequence harbors:
- the fgf4 gene encoding fibroblast growth factor 4, translating into MSATSTRSSLPSRCFFFLFSLHWKGKRREATHRARRGMGSMAALRTVLVLGLVTGLAGCAPGLNGTADCWEALYSRSLARLPGEKREEISRDGDYLLGIKRLRRLYCNVGIGFHIQVLPDGRITGVHNENRHSLLQISPVERGVVTLLGVRSRLFVAMNQRGKLYGSLHYNNECKFREKLLANNYNAYESVAYPRMFIGLSKNGKTKRGNRVSPAMTVTHFLPRI